In Arvicola amphibius chromosome 1, mArvAmp1.2, whole genome shotgun sequence, one DNA window encodes the following:
- the Uros gene encoding uroporphyrinogen-III synthase has protein sequence MKVLLLKDAKDDDSGQDPYIQELGLYGLEATLIPVLSFEFLSLPSLSEKLSHPEGFGGLIFTSPRAVEAVKLCLEKDNKTADWEKSLKSRWNAKSVYVVGSATASLVNKIGLDAEGAHSGNAEKLAEYICSRPSSALPLLFPCGTIKGDTLPKMLKDKGIPMETMHVYQTIPHPGIQENLESYYENQGVPASITFFSPSGLKYSLEYIQELSGGSFDQIKFVAIGPSTTRAMAAQGLPVSCTAESPTPQALAAGIRKVLQPDSCC, from the exons ATGAAGGTTCTCTTATTGAAAGATGCCAAGGATGATGACAGTGGCCAGGATCCATATATCCAG GAACTGGGATTGTACGGACTGGAAGCTACGCTAATTCCCGTTCTGTCATTTGAGTTTTTGTCTCTTCCCAGTTTGTCAGAAAAG CTGTCTCATCCTGAAGGCTTTGGAGGACTCATTTTCACCAGTCCCAGGGCGGTGGAAGCAGTGAAGCTGTGTCTGGAGAAGGACAATAAAACTGCAG ACTGGGAAAAGTCTCTGAAAAGCAGGTGGAATGCCAAGTCTGTGTATGTGGTTGGAAGTGCCACCGCTTCTCTAG TGAACAAAATCGGCCTGGATGCAGAAGGAGCACACAGTGGCAATGCGGAGAAGCTTGCTGAATATATTTGCTCCA GGCCATCTTCAGCActgcctcttctctttccctgtggAACTATCAAAGGAGATACCCTTCCGAAAATGCTCAAGGACAAAG GGATCCCCATGGAAACCATGCATGTCTATCAGACAATTCCACACCCTGGGATCCAGGAGAACCTGGAGAGCTACTATGAAAATCAG GGTGTCCCAGCCAGCATCACATTTTTCAGCCCCTCCGGCCTTAAGTACAGCCTGGAGTATATTCAGGAGTTATCTGGTGGCAGCTTTGATCAGATTAAG TTTGTAGCCATTGGCCCCAGTACAACTCGTGCTATGGCTGCCCAGGGCCTGCCTGTGAGCTGCACAGCAGAGAGTCCCACCCCACAAGCCCTGGCTGCAGGCATCAGGAAAGTGCTGCAGCCAGACAGCTGCTGCTGA
- the LOC119822508 gene encoding BRCA2 and CDKN1A-interacting protein produces MASRAKKRAVGNGVQRLGAQGHHEEEEEDEVEDEEEDDEDEEDSEEEEDEDEIVDEEVNIEFEAYSISDNDYGGIKKLLQQLFLKAPVNTAELTDLLIQQNHIGSVIKQTDVSEDSSDEVDEDEIFGFISLLNLTERKGTQCAEQIKELVLSFCEKNCEQSVVEQLDKLLNDTSKPVGFLLSERFINVPPQIALPMHQQLQKELADAQRTNKPCGKCYFYLLISKTFVEAGKSGSKKKQGGLQQEALMFANAEEEFFYEKAILKFSYSVQGESDTCLGGRWSFDDVPMKPLRTVMVIPDDRMSEVMEQLKDHLSV; encoded by the exons ATGGCTTCCAGAGCAAAGAAGCGAGCGGTGGGAAACGGGGTTCAGCGGCTGGGAGCACAGGGCCACCacgaggaggaagaagaggatgaggtggaagatgaggaagaagacgATGAAGACGAAGAAGacagtgaggaagaagaggatgaagacGAGATCGTGGACGAG GAAGTGAATATTGAATTTGAAGCTTACTCCATCTCAGATAACGATTATGGAGGAATTAAGAAATTACTGCAACAG ctTTTCCTAAAAGCTCCCGTGAACACTGCAGAGCTAACGGATCTCTTGATTCAGCAGAACCACATTGGGAGCGTGATTAAG CAGACGGATGTTTCAGAAGACAGCAGTGATGAAGTGGATGAAGATGAGATCTTCGGCTTCATAAGCCTTTTAAATTTAACCGAAAGAAAG GGCACGCAGTGTGCTGAACAAATTAAAGAGTTGGTTCTGAGCTTCTGTGAGAAGAACTGTGAGCAGAGCGTGGTTGAGCAGCTGGACAAGCTTTTGAACGACACCAGCAAGCCTGTGGGCTTTCTGCTCAGTGAAAGATTCATTAACGTCCCTCCACAGATTGCGCTGCCGATGCACCAGCAGCTCCA GAAAGAATTAGCGGACGCGCAAAGAACCAATAAGCCATGCGGGAAGTGCTACTTCTATCTGCTGATTAGTAAGACATTTGTGGAAGCAGGAAAATCCGGTTCCAAAAAGAAGCAGGGTGGTCTTCAGCAGGAAGCCTTGATGTTCGCAAATGCAGAGGAAGAGTTTTTCTATGAG AAGGCAATCCTGAAGTTCAGCTACTCGGTGCAGGGGGAGAGCGACACTTGTCTGGGAGGCAGATGGTCCTTTGATGACGTGCCAATGAAGCCCTTGCGAACGGTGATGGTGATCCCGGATGACAGGATGAGTGAGGTCATGGAACAGCTGAAAGACCATCTATCTGTCTAG